The genomic region GTACTGGGTCCGCCACGCATTACATTAACAACCACACATGGTTGCTCAATCATTTTGGCATAGCCGATACCCTCAGCCATCAAAGAAATTCCCGGACCGCTGGTCGCTGTCATACTTTTTGAACCAGCTAATGAAGCACCAATTATCGCTGAGATACTGGCAATTTCATCTTCCATCTGTAAAAATACACCACCCCGGCGAGGTAATTCCCGCGACATGAATTCTGTTATCTCGGTTGAAGGAGTAATCGGGTAACCTGCAAAAAAATTGATTCCTGCATCCACGGCACCCCGTGCTACAGCTTCATTTCCCTGCATTAATACTGGTTTGTTTCTTTCCATAATTTCCTTACCTTTTTGCTCCTGTTATTGCAAAATCAGGACATAGTCTGTCACAGGTTTCACAGTGAATACACTTTTCCGGATGCTCCACAAATGGTGAGCCGTCAAGATTACGACCCAATGTTTTCGTGGGGCAAAATGCTACACAAATTCCGCACTTCTTACACCAGTCATGAAAAATGAAAACTGGGGTCTTGCGATAGTCGCCTTCATATTTGACTTCGTTGACTTCAACCTGCATCTTCAAAGGTGTATCATCTTGTTTGATGATAAGACCATCGCGGTTCTTTTCTACCTTATCTGGCATGATTTCCTCCGATTTATCGTGGATTATTTAATTTCATAGTTGTTAATTGAATGCGTTATTTAAGATTGGAGCAGTAGTGCAAAAAAAAAGCCCCGGATCCTGTCCGGTCTTTTCCTGTTTAAAAAAAAATCCCCTCTGGTCGGGGACAGCAGCGGTTCAGTATCTGTAGATGCCATCAACCTCTTACTCCTGTTCTTAAATTTCCTCAAGCTCGATTATCCTGTCCCGTAATTCTGCCGCCCGTTCAAAATCAAGATCACGAGCCGCTATTTTCATTTCCTTCCGCAACAGGGTGATAATATTCTCTTTTGATTTCAGTTCCAGATACTCTCTGAAATCTACTTTTTCCTTTTTGGGACTCTTTTCCCTGTATCCGGCTGCCACACTTGTGGAGGTCATAATCTCGTCAATATTTTTTTTGATAGATTCCGGTTTGATGTTATGTTCTTGATTGTAAGCAAGTTGCTTGATTCGCCTGCGATTTGTCTCATTCAATACAGTTTTAATTGCATCAGTCATATTATCAGCATAAAAAATCACCCTTCCTTCCACATGTCTAGCGGCCCTGCCTGCTGTCTGGATCAAACTACGCACTGATCGCAAAAATCCGGTTTTATCTGCATCAAATATTGCTACAAGAGAAACCTCAGGTAGATCCAGACCTTCCCGCAATAAATTTACTCCTATCAGAACATCAAATTTACCCAGTCTTAATTCCCTGATAATATTTGATCTCTCCATTGTCTTTATTTCACTATGCAGATAACGGGCTTTGATATTTGCCCTATTCAAGTATGTCGCAAGATCTTCTGACATTCTTTTTGTAAGTGTGGTCACCAGTATTCTCTGCTGCAGAGGTTTGCGCAGTCGAATCTCTTCCATCAGATCGTCCACCTGCGTTGCCACTGGTCGCACTATTATCTCTGGATCAAGCAGACCCGTAGGTCTGATGATCTGCTCCACGATCACCCCTTGACATTTATCAAGCTCATATTCAGCAGGTGTGGCAGAAGCAAATATCACCTGCTTCATTCTCTGCTCAAATTCTGCCCACTTCAAAGGCCTGTTATCAAAAGCGGAAGGTAATCTGAATCCATATTCCACCAGGTTCTTTTTCCTGGAATAATCACCTTTATACATGGCTTTTATCTGCGGCAAGCTAGCATGAGATTCATCAATCACCATCAGAAAATCTTCCGGGAAATAATCTAAAAGTGTATAGGGCGGATTACCTGGCTTAGTACCCACCAGATGACGTGAATAATTTTCTATTCCAGAACAATAACCTAATTCCTGTAACATCTCAATATCAAATAATGTTCGCTGCTCAATCCGTTGGGCTTCTATCAATTTATTATTGTTTTCAAAATAATTCACTCGCTGTTTAAGCTCTTCTTTAATTGTTCCTATTGCCCTGTTCAAAGATGAGGAAGTAGTAATGAAATGATTTGCCGGATAAATTGGATATTCATCAACATTTTCCAGGATTTTGTTATCAAGTGGATTTATGCGGGTTATCTGCTCCAATTCATCACCAAAAAATTCCAGCCGAACGGAATGCTCCATATAAGCAGGATATATTTCTATAGTATCACCACGAACTCTAAAAGTCCCCCGTTCAAATGCTACATCATTTCTACCATAGTGTATTTTAACCAGTTGACGCAGCAATTTATCCCGCTTGATCACGTCACCCTTACGCAGACGAATAAGTGCTTCCCGATAATTCTCAGGGGTACCTAATCCATATATACAGCTTACACTGGCTACTATGATCACATCACGTCGTTCCATCAGTGACATGGTTGCCCGTAATCTTAGTTTCTCTATCTGCTTATTGATGTCAGCATCTTTTTCTATATATATATCACGACCGGGGATATAGGCTTCTGGTTGATAATAATCATAATATGAAATAAAGAATTCTACTGCGTTATCAGGAAATAATTGCATGAATTCTCCATATAGCTGGGCTGCCAGTGTCTTATTATGAGAAATTACTAAGGTAGGTTTTTGAACTTGAGCTATCACCTGGGCAATGGTGAATGTTTTCCCGGACCCTGTCACTCCCAGAAGTGTCTGATATCTTTCACCAGCCAGAATTGCGCTGGTCAATTCACGTATCGCCTCAGGCTGGTCACCTTTGGGCTGATAAGATGATACTATCTTAAATTCACCCATCAGATTATATAATTATTCTGCAAGCGGCAGAGAAATCTCAAATAATGCTCCAGAATTATGATTCCGGGCTTTGATTGATCCCTTTAGTACCTTTTCAATTATCATCTTACTAATATATAATCCCAAACCTGGTGCTTCTGATTTATCTGGTGAACTGAAATATGGTTCATAGATCCGGTCCATTATAGCTAATGAAATCCCACCCGCATTATCTAATATGCTGATTATCAAGTTGTTATCCATTATTTTTGACTTGATCTTGATCTGTGGTTTTTCTATTTTTCTCAGTAAAAATTCATCATAAGAATTTTTAATGATCTCCTGTAATGCCTGCTTAAATTCATTTGTGTTAATTGTGATCTCAAGATCTTTTTCAACCTCATTTTTCAGCTTTACATTGCTCGATTCTTCATCCTTCAGGACGACAGTCTGCAATTCTGATATCAGATCGTGAATATTAGCTTTTT from Candidatus Stygibacter australis harbors:
- a CDS encoding 4Fe-4S binding protein produces the protein MPDKVEKNRDGLIIKQDDTPLKMQVEVNEVKYEGDYRKTPVFIFHDWCKKCGICVAFCPTKTLGRNLDGSPFVEHPEKCIHCETCDRLCPDFAITGAKR
- the uvrB gene encoding excinuclease ABC subunit UvrB, with amino-acid sequence MGEFKIVSSYQPKGDQPEAIRELTSAILAGERYQTLLGVTGSGKTFTIAQVIAQVQKPTLVISHNKTLAAQLYGEFMQLFPDNAVEFFISYYDYYQPEAYIPGRDIYIEKDADINKQIEKLRLRATMSLMERRDVIIVASVSCIYGLGTPENYREALIRLRKGDVIKRDKLLRQLVKIHYGRNDVAFERGTFRVRGDTIEIYPAYMEHSVRLEFFGDELEQITRINPLDNKILENVDEYPIYPANHFITTSSSLNRAIGTIKEELKQRVNYFENNNKLIEAQRIEQRTLFDIEMLQELGYCSGIENYSRHLVGTKPGNPPYTLLDYFPEDFLMVIDESHASLPQIKAMYKGDYSRKKNLVEYGFRLPSAFDNRPLKWAEFEQRMKQVIFASATPAEYELDKCQGVIVEQIIRPTGLLDPEIIVRPVATQVDDLMEEIRLRKPLQQRILVTTLTKRMSEDLATYLNRANIKARYLHSEIKTMERSNIIRELRLGKFDVLIGVNLLREGLDLPEVSLVAIFDADKTGFLRSVRSLIQTAGRAARHVEGRVIFYADNMTDAIKTVLNETNRRRIKQLAYNQEHNIKPESIKKNIDEIMTSTSVAAGYREKSPKKEKVDFREYLELKSKENIITLLRKEMKIAARDLDFERAAELRDRIIELEEI